In a genomic window of Fimbriiglobus ruber:
- a CDS encoding DUF3883 domain-containing protein, translated as MDRYRGVIGGDTMTGGGAYVAEHGFGHEMFNFLPFQGYVYGYVQPPGRKDRWDEARIKLTRLGASGSDILVSGILVVWVATASTGGTFVVGWYKNATVYRDHQIAPEGSNRQHGEITCGYYARAASENAECLPPDERVFSVPRGEGGIGQANIWYADDPEQNSQIRSAVLSYINTRQIPVTSIADQAAPRQPDPLLRQRVEEAAVLTTKHYFSGLQYRVDSVEADNIGWDLNAVLGQRHLRLEVKGLSGSQVVLELTPNEYAAMQRYRDSYRVCIVTNALTDPCLIIFAYSSESSMWESQIPVRRILNIREIVAARCSAD; from the coding sequence ATGGACCGTTACCGCGGTGTTATCGGCGGCGACACGATGACCGGAGGGGGTGCTTACGTCGCAGAACACGGCTTCGGTCATGAAATGTTCAACTTTTTGCCGTTTCAGGGCTACGTGTATGGCTACGTGCAGCCGCCCGGTAGGAAAGACCGATGGGATGAGGCGAGAATCAAACTGACGCGATTGGGGGCGTCAGGCAGCGATATCTTAGTCTCAGGTATTCTGGTGGTGTGGGTCGCAACTGCATCGACGGGCGGAACGTTTGTTGTCGGGTGGTACAAGAACGCCACAGTTTATCGTGATCACCAGATCGCTCCAGAAGGCTCTAACCGACAGCACGGTGAAATCACCTGCGGGTATTACGCAAGGGCCGCAAGCGAAAATGCTGAATGTTTGCCGCCCGATGAGAGGGTGTTTTCTGTCCCGCGAGGCGAAGGAGGTATCGGGCAGGCAAACATCTGGTATGCAGACGATCCCGAGCAGAACTCTCAGATCAGGTCCGCTGTACTGAGTTATATCAACACACGACAGATCCCAGTGACCTCGATAGCGGATCAAGCTGCACCTCGTCAACCTGATCCCCTTCTTCGACAACGGGTTGAAGAAGCGGCAGTGCTTACGACAAAACATTACTTTTCCGGTCTTCAGTACCGGGTTGACTCAGTAGAGGCGGATAATATCGGTTGGGACTTAAACGCCGTACTCGGCCAACGGCATCTCCGACTGGAAGTGAAAGGATTGTCCGGCTCGCAGGTGGTTCTAGAGCTGACGCCGAATGAATATGCGGCGATGCAACGGTATCGTGATTCGTATCGCGTGTGTATCGTCACGAATGCACTAACAGATCCCTGCCTAATTATATTTGCATACTCCTCAGAATCGAGCATGTGGGAGAGCCAAATCCCAGTGAGGCGAATACTGAATATTCGAGAAATCGTTGCCGCCCGATGCTCAGCAGATTAG
- a CDS encoding tetratricopeptide repeat protein, producing MRYETILHIMNITSGEFVSEVIKCTEGILLSCETTGRSRHDIGFRLLARHPVIASVIFESAVPDDEAKFEIINSILTNLDPGFREDYQLLNEVFRRKEFIGSLASATMKRAIFDRIQTLLPGNPFVLQHRSILEKDLADIDEAIRYAKSAQKLEPSNAAIINTLGLAYEYKARISKDRFERDRLLQDALRLFEEGIRKEPRSPFGYLGKHFVLRHSVTAALTNEENGIARAGVLSFLEMAHEQTNESPVIGKELALARRDLGDVPQAIAILKAGIERTPNETRLRDLYITLLLQKGDVASAREVAFDGAKIDPSSWRLQRHIARLRRMGNEPVGGVKGAYEAAIRANKGDVSLYIELASYLFMSGDWTGAATVFEQANALPLTGQDRSRIRDHWREGSNKIVFDGIIRRIRGGGGTVMAVPRNFEAFFWRSSNRLMALREGDKVKFTVGFNTKGAVAFIQ from the coding sequence ATGCGTTACGAAACTATCCTCCATATCATGAACATCACTTCCGGCGAGTTTGTGTCGGAGGTGATTAAATGTACGGAGGGTATCCTGCTATCCTGCGAGACAACGGGGCGGTCGCGACACGACATCGGCTTCCGACTGCTCGCCCGCCACCCCGTTATTGCCTCTGTGATCTTCGAGAGTGCGGTCCCGGACGACGAGGCTAAATTCGAGATCATCAACTCAATCCTGACCAACCTGGACCCCGGCTTCCGCGAGGATTACCAACTCCTGAACGAGGTATTTCGGAGGAAGGAGTTTATTGGCTCGCTCGCCTCCGCGACCATGAAACGGGCCATCTTCGACCGCATCCAGACGCTGCTACCGGGCAATCCCTTTGTCCTCCAGCACCGCTCGATTCTGGAGAAGGATTTGGCGGATATCGACGAAGCCATCCGCTACGCGAAGAGTGCCCAAAAGCTGGAGCCCAGCAACGCGGCCATCATTAATACGCTGGGGCTGGCCTACGAGTACAAGGCTCGGATATCGAAGGATCGGTTCGAGCGGGATCGACTGCTGCAAGATGCCTTACGACTGTTCGAGGAAGGCATCCGAAAGGAGCCGAGGTCGCCGTTCGGCTACTTGGGCAAACACTTCGTGCTACGGCACTCGGTAACGGCAGCCCTGACGAACGAGGAGAATGGAATCGCGAGGGCAGGTGTGCTGTCCTTCCTTGAGATGGCTCACGAGCAGACCAACGAGTCGCCCGTCATCGGTAAGGAGCTGGCTCTGGCACGCCGCGACCTGGGCGACGTACCGCAGGCCATCGCCATCCTGAAGGCCGGCATCGAGCGGACACCAAACGAAACCCGGCTTCGCGACCTCTACATCACACTGCTGCTCCAGAAAGGTGACGTGGCAAGCGCCCGGGAGGTGGCGTTCGATGGAGCGAAGATCGACCCGTCCTCGTGGCGTCTACAGCGGCACATCGCACGGCTCCGCAGGATGGGGAATGAGCCCGTCGGCGGCGTGAAGGGGGCATACGAGGCCGCGATTCGCGCGAATAAGGGCGACGTAAGCCTCTACATCGAACTAGCGAGCTACCTGTTCATGTCGGGAGACTGGACCGGAGCGGCAACGGTGTTCGAGCAGGCGAACGCACTTCCGCTAACTGGGCAGGATCGAAGCCGGATACGAGACCACTGGCGCGAAGGCAGCAATAAGATCGTGTTCGACGGGATTATCAGGCGGATTCGCGGTGGGGGCGGCACGGTGATGGCCGTCCCCCGGAACTTCGAGGCGTTCTTCTGGCGGAGTAGCAACCGGCTGATGGCACTTCGCGAAGGCGATAAGGTCAAGTTCACCGTCGGCTTCAATACCAAGGGCGCGGTTGCCTTCATTCAGTAG
- a CDS encoding IS66 family transposase — MGDEQLKQDVRQGKVSPEHLVDLIVSLQAELLAARQRIRELEQHLPTPPTAKLDQPFSMRAEEQRQHARSNKPQKRKKPKRHGRVTTADKIARAERTEKVFPAGIPPADCRRSHVRPVWRFESGRAVLVAYEIYRGPKNQYGQIPGVFGRSEFAVEIVVAIAFLVHGVGLSFDKVCQVLTFFQQLRLPKSQADALLRQLSRHWEKEFDTLCTLLAHAAVVHADETRWSLNSVWAFLSEQARVLLFGVHKDAGTLKTILDPETFEGVLVSDDAAVYATFTIAQKCWAHLLRKAIKLTLQEPDHEGYRTFTDRLLEIYRAACRARDDGRLSDAGRTARVEGLEQRVYDLCSAQWLADEPPGDGCRNDYRLLVNELMRLMLAKELFPFVTAPAVTQPNGATAPVAGTNNEAERTLRGSADARKTGRTSKTPAGARRRTILMSVLESLRLYLTEWTLASVIAEVTRWMEAGRSCFEDLLIKLKIPRPEDSILDRIFPKVEMATS, encoded by the coding sequence ATGGGGGATGAGCAGCTCAAACAGGACGTTCGGCAGGGCAAGGTGTCACCCGAACACCTGGTCGACCTGATCGTGTCCCTCCAAGCCGAACTCCTGGCCGCTCGCCAACGCATCCGCGAACTTGAGCAACACCTCCCCACCCCGCCGACCGCCAAACTCGATCAACCGTTCTCCATGCGGGCCGAAGAGCAACGACAACACGCCCGTTCGAACAAGCCCCAGAAAAGGAAGAAGCCGAAGCGACACGGGCGGGTCACGACCGCGGACAAGATCGCTCGCGCGGAACGCACCGAGAAGGTGTTCCCGGCCGGCATCCCGCCCGCCGACTGCCGCCGGTCTCACGTCCGCCCGGTGTGGCGGTTCGAGAGCGGGCGTGCGGTCCTGGTCGCGTACGAGATCTATCGCGGACCCAAGAACCAGTACGGTCAGATCCCCGGGGTGTTCGGCCGCAGTGAATTCGCGGTCGAGATCGTCGTCGCGATCGCATTCCTGGTCCATGGCGTCGGCCTGTCGTTCGACAAAGTGTGCCAGGTGCTGACGTTCTTCCAACAACTCCGGCTGCCGAAGTCCCAAGCCGACGCCTTGCTCCGCCAGTTGTCGCGGCACTGGGAGAAGGAGTTCGACACCCTGTGTACCCTGTTGGCCCACGCGGCCGTCGTCCACGCGGACGAGACCCGGTGGAGTCTGAACAGCGTGTGGGCATTCCTGTCCGAACAGGCCCGGGTGTTGCTGTTCGGGGTTCACAAGGATGCCGGGACGCTCAAGACCATTCTCGATCCGGAGACGTTCGAGGGTGTTCTGGTGAGCGACGACGCGGCCGTGTACGCGACTTTCACGATCGCGCAAAAGTGCTGGGCGCACCTCCTCCGCAAGGCGATTAAGCTGACCCTGCAGGAACCCGACCACGAGGGCTACCGGACGTTCACCGACCGGTTGCTGGAGATCTACCGGGCGGCGTGCCGGGCACGGGACGACGGCCGGTTGAGCGATGCCGGCCGGACCGCCCGGGTCGAGGGTCTGGAACAGCGGGTGTACGACCTGTGTTCGGCCCAGTGGCTGGCCGACGAACCGCCGGGCGACGGATGCCGGAATGACTACCGCCTGCTGGTCAATGAACTGATGCGGTTGATGCTGGCCAAGGAATTGTTCCCGTTCGTAACGGCCCCGGCGGTGACGCAACCGAACGGTGCAACGGCCCCGGTCGCGGGGACGAACAACGAAGCCGAGCGGACCCTCCGGGGTTCGGCGGACGCGCGGAAGACGGGTCGGACGAGTAAGACCCCGGCCGGCGCGCGGCGGCGGACGATCCTGATGAGCGTACTGGAATCGCTGCGGTTGTACTTGACGGAGTGGACGTTGGCGAGCGTGATCGCGGAAGTGACGCGGTGGATGGAGGCAGGGCGAAGTTGCTTCGAAGATCTCCTGATCAAACTGAAGATTCCACGCCCGGAAGACTCGATCCTGGATCGCATCTTTCCCAAGGTCGAAATGGCTACCTCGTAG
- a CDS encoding SIR2 family NAD-dependent protein deacylase, which yields MVIDDKTQVALESICDHLTERSACLFLGAGVNYGIENAKGVRCPLGNDLAEHICRDLLDSPNEKLTLSDAAEMARHKLGSAAVSEYVYRLLDSFPYGTAQLALVQLPWDCIYTTNYDLLVEKAARDKTIVPAGNVFQVFSATDDINKLSEEDIPYYKLHGSADHANTPEGRLILTREDYRHYQKHRTKLFKRLKRDLLGRTLIFVGYSMADDNLREILDACREELNIETLPLSYAVRPGSTPLQETFWREKYNIQLLPLDAAEFLVALKDTWQLQNRVALPLVERQGYAFLLPDADNRFQKIGESFYMVRAPDCTGLANPAAFFKGAEPTWGDIRDKIPPIRDAFDHLMEGIFPELVEPTLKASAYLVTGAAGTGKTTLLRTAAYDLANSYGAIALMHISGTPFDMRFIRPLVDKEQPKRIFIIISHASERIVDIGHFVNALRQHKVPATILLEERLSQWEIAKQYLDTKFVSEEYVLGALSDREINEILAALAKYPTCLGKLEGLPLEEQREHFERLAEKDLLVALRELTSGTNFDAIVRDEYARIPSAIAQRAYVFVAALGRIDRSCLFCTAEGPFRMCPWPLIFRHGG from the coding sequence ATGGTCATTGATGACAAAACGCAGGTGGCCCTCGAATCGATATGCGACCACCTGACAGAACGATCCGCGTGCCTGTTTCTCGGCGCGGGCGTGAACTACGGGATCGAGAACGCAAAAGGTGTCAGGTGCCCGCTCGGCAATGACCTGGCGGAGCACATCTGCCGCGATCTGCTCGATAGCCCCAACGAGAAACTGACCCTCTCGGATGCGGCGGAGATGGCGCGGCACAAGCTCGGCAGCGCTGCCGTGTCAGAGTACGTCTACAGGCTCCTCGACTCGTTCCCCTACGGAACGGCGCAACTGGCCCTCGTTCAGCTTCCGTGGGACTGCATATACACGACGAATTACGACCTGCTCGTCGAGAAGGCCGCGCGGGACAAGACAATTGTGCCAGCGGGTAACGTCTTTCAGGTGTTCTCAGCCACCGATGACATCAACAAGTTGTCCGAGGAGGACATCCCGTATTACAAGTTGCACGGCAGCGCCGACCACGCAAACACACCGGAAGGTCGGTTGATTCTGACACGAGAGGACTACCGCCACTACCAGAAGCACCGCACCAAGCTATTCAAGCGGCTGAAGCGCGACCTACTCGGGCGAACGCTCATCTTCGTCGGGTACTCGATGGCCGATGACAATCTGCGGGAAATACTGGATGCCTGTCGAGAAGAGCTGAACATCGAAACTCTGCCTCTGAGCTATGCGGTCAGGCCGGGCTCGACCCCGCTGCAAGAGACTTTCTGGCGGGAGAAATACAACATCCAGCTTCTGCCTCTCGACGCGGCCGAATTCCTGGTCGCGCTCAAGGACACGTGGCAACTGCAGAACCGGGTCGCGCTGCCGCTTGTCGAGCGGCAGGGTTATGCCTTCCTCCTGCCGGACGCTGACAATCGCTTTCAGAAAATTGGCGAGTCGTTCTACATGGTGCGGGCGCCGGACTGCACGGGGTTGGCGAACCCCGCCGCCTTCTTCAAGGGTGCTGAGCCGACCTGGGGCGACATTCGGGACAAGATTCCCCCCATCCGCGATGCCTTTGATCACTTGATGGAGGGCATCTTCCCAGAACTGGTCGAGCCCACCCTCAAGGCCAGTGCCTACCTTGTGACCGGTGCGGCCGGTACGGGCAAAACGACCCTGCTGCGAACGGCGGCCTATGATCTGGCGAACTCCTACGGCGCGATTGCGCTGATGCACATTTCGGGTACGCCGTTCGACATGCGGTTCATCCGTCCGCTCGTGGACAAAGAGCAGCCGAAGCGAATTTTCATCATCATCTCGCACGCGAGCGAGCGGATTGTGGACATCGGGCACTTCGTCAACGCGCTCCGGCAGCACAAGGTGCCGGCGACCATACTGTTAGAGGAGCGGCTAAGCCAGTGGGAGATCGCCAAGCAGTATCTCGACACGAAGTTCGTAAGTGAAGAGTATGTGCTGGGTGCGCTGTCGGACCGGGAGATCAACGAGATACTCGCGGCTCTGGCTAAATACCCGACATGCCTTGGCAAGCTGGAAGGGCTTCCGCTAGAGGAGCAACGGGAGCATTTCGAGCGGCTGGCTGAAAAGGATCTGCTGGTCGCGCTGCGTGAGTTGACCTCTGGAACGAACTTTGACGCGATCGTCCGGGATGAATACGCGCGCATTCCGAGCGCGATTGCCCAGAGGGCGTATGTATTCGTGGCCGCACTGGGGCGCATCGACCGTAGCTGTCTATTCTGTACAGCTGAGGGGCCTTTCCGGATGTGCCCGTGGCCGCTAATTTTCCGTCATGGGGGATGA